The following are from one region of the Alphaproteobacteria bacterium genome:
- a CDS encoding isovaleryl-CoA dehydrogenase, protein MNKHMLYFDLDDTLQMLRDTTQSFAQKHIAPRAAEIDESNAFPRDLWPEMGKLGLMGITVPEEYGGSSLGYLAHVIAMEEISRASASVGLSYVAHSNLCINQIVLNGTEAQKKKNLPKLLSGEHVGALAMSETGAGSDVISMRLSAQEKDDHFVLNGTKMWITNGPDADVVVVYAKTDPKADAHGITAFIVEKTMAGFSSAQKLDKLGMRGSNTSELVFDNCHVPKENILGTLNKGVAVLMSGLDFERVVISGGPLGIMQACLDIALPYVQEREQFGKKIGEFQLMQGKLADMYTNLSAARSYLYSVAHACDQGRIGRKDAAAAFLFTAEHATQMALQAIQCLGGNGYINEYPTGRLLRDAKLFEIGAGTSEIRRMLIGRELFEKGTP, encoded by the coding sequence GCTACGGGATACGACGCAATCCTTTGCTCAAAAGCATATTGCACCCAGGGCCGCCGAAATCGATGAATCAAATGCTTTCCCCCGGGATCTGTGGCCTGAGATGGGAAAGCTTGGCCTCATGGGGATTACAGTCCCTGAAGAATATGGGGGGAGCAGCCTTGGGTACCTGGCTCACGTGATTGCCATGGAGGAAATATCCCGAGCCTCGGCCTCGGTGGGCCTAAGTTATGTGGCTCACTCAAACTTATGCATCAACCAAATTGTCCTCAATGGTACCGAGGCCCAAAAGAAAAAGAATTTGCCCAAGCTTCTGAGCGGGGAGCATGTGGGTGCCCTTGCCATGAGTGAAACCGGTGCCGGCTCCGACGTGATCAGCATGCGCCTTTCCGCCCAGGAAAAGGACGATCACTTTGTCTTAAATGGCACCAAAATGTGGATTACCAACGGCCCCGATGCAGATGTGGTCGTGGTCTATGCTAAAACAGATCCAAAAGCCGATGCCCACGGCATTACAGCCTTTATTGTCGAAAAAACAATGGCAGGCTTTTCCTCGGCCCAAAAGTTGGACAAACTGGGCATGCGGGGCTCCAATACATCGGAACTTGTCTTTGACAACTGTCATGTCCCAAAGGAAAACATCCTCGGTACCCTTAACAAAGGCGTTGCTGTCCTCATGTCAGGGCTGGATTTTGAGCGTGTGGTTATTTCTGGCGGCCCTCTTGGAATTATGCAGGCTTGTCTTGATATCGCCCTCCCCTATGTCCAAGAACGGGAACAGTTTGGCAAGAAAATTGGGGAGTTTCAGCTGATGCAAGGGAAGCTCGCAGACATGTACACAAATCTATCGGCTGCCCGCAGTTATCTCTATAGCGTAGCCCATGCCTGTGACCAAGGCCGCATCGGTCGCAAAGATGCCGCCGCGGCATTTCTTTTTACGGCCGAACACGCCACTCAAATGGCCTTACAGGCAATTCAATGCTTGGGAGGAAATGGCTATATAAATGAATACCCAACGGGAAGGCTGCTGCGCGATGCCAAGCTGTTCGAAATCGGCGCCGGAACGTCTGAAATCAGAAGAATGTTGATCGGACGTGAGTTATTTGAAAAGGGAACCCCTTAA